The DNA region GATAGGACTATTGATATATGGAGTTAACCCGTTGGGTGTAATTAAATTGTTTGATTTTTAATATTGTTTATTGGTCTGTCAAATATGAATTTATTGATATACTGAATCAATGTTAATGCTGTTATTTTTGCTAAAATTCTTGTTTTAAAACCTTCAAAAGTTTTAGCATAATTGTTTCTAATTCTGAACTGGTCACATAGTTGTGAAAATAATGTTTCAATTCTTTTTCTTGACTTCCTAAAGATATAAGGCTGTGGCCTATAATCTTTTTGATTAGTTCTTTTTGGTGTTTCTAATTTGATATTTACCGTTTGAAACAAGTCTAATTGAATGCTTTGAGATAAGTAACCTCTATCACCAAGCAACACACAATCAGACATTTGTTGTTTTATGTTTTTCAAAAAATGAACATCGTGAACCTCTGCTTTTGTAATATCCAATGAATGGAAAATTCCATTTATAGAACAAACTCCGTGCAATTTATATCCATAAAACCAGTTGTTTTGAGAAGCACAAAACCCTTTTGAGGGAGCAGTTTCAAACTCGTTTTTACAGATTTTTATTCTCCTATGACGTGCAAATTTGCAAATCTCCAACGGCATACTATCCACGATAAAATGATCTTCAAATTCTAAAAACCGAGATGCTAATTTTGTCCTTACTTCTTCTAAAAAGAAAAACAATTTTCGCCTTCTTTTATTGAACTGACTTCGTTCAATTAGGTTTGGAATTTGTTGCTTATTAATCTCCTTAAATAAAGAATTTTCACTATCAATAGACATAAATTCAGCAGTTAAACTCAATGCAATGACCTCTAAATCAGGCATTTTACGTTTTATTCCTACGTCTGATTTATATTCCAATTCACAATTCAAAGAACTTATAACTTCTAAAACTCTAAAATAATTTTTCACTATATTTGACATAGATATTGGTTTGTTTGGCGACATCAAGATGCTGAATTTCAGTATCTTGACCAATATCTAGTCAATATTTTCTACTTCAAATAATTACACCCAACGGGTTAAAAGAATAAAAACTAACGTTAGTGTAGTAGTAATTGTCGTTTTAACTTGTGTTAGAAAAAAACAAACAAGCCGTTTCATATTTTGAGACGGCTTGTTTGTTTAAAAAAGAGTATTCCTAATTCGTTTTTATAGTATCGACTACTTTTTTCTTTTTGTTGAAGAGATTGTTTAATAAGTCGGTAGCCTTTGCTTTGACTTCCTCTTTAGCCTTAGTTTGCGCTTCCGCTTTGGTGGCAGGAATGGTTGTTTTAGTCGTGTCTCCGGCTTTTTTGTTCTTATTGATAATATCGGTTAGGGCTGAGGTTCCTTTGTTCACTAATTTAGTTTTTTGTTGCTGGATTAACTGATTGGTCAAATTAGTAGCTGCAGTTTTTAAATCGGTGGTGATTTTAGGTTTCGAAAAGTTACCTGTTAAAATAGCATTAATTGGAATGTTTTCCAGTTTTTGAGCATCGGCAGCAGATAATTTTGAAATTAACGTATTGACTTCAGTTCCCAGGTATTTTGCCGGAACATTGAATTTGATGTTGTAATTCATGCTTTGGTCAAAACCATGTGTTCCGCCAATATTAGCTTGAATGTCCTGGTATTTGATAGTGAAAGGTTTTACATTTACTTTTCCGTCTTTGAATGTAATTGCTGCTTTCAAATCGTTCAAATTAATTTTACTCATGTCTAAGAATTTAATATTCGAAGTCAGAGCTGTCAACAGCGTCGAATTACTGGAATTGATGGTCGTAGAAAGAAACTGACCTAGTAAATCTCCTGTGATGGTTTTTAAATCGGGAGTGAGTTCATTAGCATCCAGATTTCCATTTAATTTGATGGTCGAATTGATTTTTCCATTGACAATTCCAGCAATTGGAGCCAGTTTTTTAAGCATGTCTAATTGGGTGAAAGATTGTGCAATGTCAACTTGGTTTAAACCTAAATTCATATTGAATGTTGGTGTTTTTTCTTTGGTAGAAACGGCACCGTTTAAACCGATAGAACCGCCAAAAATGTTTGTTTTAATATTCTCCATCGTTAGTTTTTCGTCTTTAACGATTAATTTTCCGGAAACATTTTCTAAGGTTAAATTATCATACAATACCGTATTGGCTTTTGCAGTAAGCGTACAATCTAAGAAAGCGGGAATTTTCATAGCTTCGGTTTTCTTTGTTTTTGTATCGCTGGTTTCTGTTTTTACAGCTGCTGTTTTTGGAGTTTCTTCCGAAGTTACAAAATCATTAACCGCTAATTGATTGGAAGTTAGGTTGAAGTTTCCTCGCAGGTTTTGATTTTTAAATATAAAACCGTAGAAATTTTCTAAAACACCCGTAACACTCAAATCGCTTTTTCCGGTCGAAGCATTAAATTGTTTTAAAATCACTCGAGATGGATTGAAAGCAATTTCGGCCTTACTAATATTCATTGATTTGCCATTTTCATCCATGTATTTAAAGCCAGACAAACTCATTGTTCCTGAGTTTTTTATGTTTTCATATTGGCTTTTTTCTACCGATTGCATGTCAAATTTGGTCGTTACATCTGCTTTTAGAATTCCGCTTAAAGGTTTGTCCAATTTGATAGGGTAGGCTTTCGATAGGTTTCCTAAGTTGATTGTTCCTTTCAGCATCGCATCAACTAAGGCATTTTGAGTGATGTTTTTAATGTTGGCCTTTGCATTAAAAACATCTTGATCTATGCGAAAAGAGAGTTTGTCCAGGTTGACATAAGTATCGTTTAAGATTCCCGTTTGATTGATAATTTTAGTATCGATAATAATGTTTTGTACCGATTTTGGTAAATCTGGATATTGGAAAGAAGCATTATTCGAGGCGATTTCGATATTGAATTTGGGTACTGTCTTATCCGAATACAATCCTTTGGCAAAACCAGCAACTGTGAAATCTCCTGTGGTTTTCACATTGTTAATATTGGCAGCATAGGCGGCAGGTATTATACCTAAGAAATTTTTAAAAGAGGAAGTAGGCGTTTTAAATTTTAAATCGTATTCCTGACCAGCATCGACTAATTGAATATATCCGTCAAATTCTAAAGGCAATTGATTGATTAAAGCCTTATTTTCTTTAAAAGTATATTTGCTTTTTTCTAAATCGATTCCAAGAACAGCATCTAGAGTCAAAGCAACATTTTTCATGTAATTTACCTTGTCCATATCCAGACTGATTTTGGCTGTTGATTTGGTATTTAAATCTAATTTAGATGCTGCAAAATCTCCGGTTCCTTCATGATTCAGGCTGTCGATAAGCATTTTTATTTTGGAACTTTCGTCAAAATAGCGGAATTGAAAATTTTCAATTTTGTAATTCTGAATGTTTAAAGATAAAGGTTTGCTTTTAGCATCACCAGTAGCTGTTTTATCGTCCTTGATAGCAATATCATAATTTCCAACACCGTCTTTGTTGAAAATAATATTAATCAAACCGTCTTTCGAATATATTCCGTCAATATTGATTGGCTCATTTTCTCCTTTAAAAAGTTCTTTGATAGACATTTTTAGGTTTAATTCGCCCAGATCAACTAAGGTGTCTCCTTCAAAAGGCGCTTTATTGATTATGGCTAATTTTTCAATAGTAACATTAGCGTTAGGGAAATTTTTAAACAAACTTAAATCAGCATCGGCAAAGCTCACTTTTGCATCTACTTTTTCATTGATAGCCTGTGTGATTTTAGCTTTAATTTGATCCTTAAAGAAATAAGGGATGGCAAATAGCGATCCTGCCAAAAGAAGAATCGTAACTCCAAAGATTTTTAGTGCTTTTTGTAACATGGCTTTGGGATTTATAAGATTAAGTATTATTGATATAAAAATAAATTAATTGATTGAAAGAAAATTATAATATTCTTGGGTTAAGTTACAGCATTTCAAGATACTTTTAAAAGTAAAAAAACTCCATTTAAGTAGTAACCTTAAAACGGAGTTTTGAAGTGAATATTTTAAGCAAATGGTTTAATATATAGCGATCTCAAAAGGTAATAAGGCTTGAATTCCTCTTCGAGATTGTACTTTTTTGATTTGCTGTAAAAGTTGGTAATTTTCGTTCCCAATTTCCTCTTTTATGATAGAAGCTTTTGAGCTTCCAAATGGGAATTTTGATAACACATCATCGATACTTTTTTCATATTCTGGGTAATTTTGAGTACTGTAATTTTGAGTTTTTCCCAAACGTGCGGCTTCGACAATAGCTGCATTCAGGCCGCCAATTTTATCAACAAGCCCAATTTTTAAAGCTTCAGAACCCGACCAAACTCTTCCTTGCGCAATAGAATCTACAGCTGCAAAATTCATTTTTCGACCTTGGGCTACATGGCTTACAAAAGTTTTGTATACATGCTCAATTCCTTCCAGTGTAACCGCTTTAAAGTTGTCTTCCATAGGTACAAAAGGGCTGTAATCATTGGCATTACTATGTGTTTTTACTTGTTCAATATTAATTCCGACTTTTTTTGTCAACTGACTGAAATTAGGTAAAATGCCAAATACGCCAATTGAGCCAGTGATAGTGTTTTCTTGCGCGAAAATAGTATTGGCATTACATGCAATGTAATAGCCACCAGAAGCCGCATAATTACCCATAGAAACTACTACAGGTTTTTCTTTTTTAGTTAATTCAATTTCTCTCCAAATCAAATCAGATGTTAATGCGTTTCCACCCGGACTATCAATTCGCAACACAATTGCCTTTACATTTTTGTCATTACGAGCTTCTTGAAGTGAACGACGCATAGAACCTTCTCCAATGGTGTTTACGTCTCCTTCGCCACTTAAAATTTCCCCTTGTGCATAGATAATCGCAATTTTATCTTCACTTTCGGTTAGTATAGTACTGGAAATCATTTGATTAGTGTAGTCGCTAATGGATATTTTGTTATATTCTTTGTTTGGACTTAATTTTAATGCCTTTTTAATATCGTTGTGGTAAACGTCTTCATAGGCAATATAATCAATCAGATTTTGTTTTTTGGCCATTTCAGGTGTTCTAGCCAAAAGCCCATTAGCAATTTCGTTCAGTTTCGCAACCGTGATGTTTCTACTTTTAGCAATGTCAGCGGCTACAGAATTCCAAATAGATTGTAATAAGGCTGTTGTTTGCTCTCTATTAGCCTCACTCATCTTGTTTTCAAGGAAGGGTTCTACGGCACTTTTATATTTTCCGTGTCGTAATACTTCCATTTTTACCCCTGTTTTTTCTTGTAAATCTTTATAGAACATGATTTCAGAAGAAAGTCCTTTAAAATCCAATTCACCTACTGGATTGAGATAAATTTTAGAGGCAACCGAGTTCAAATAGTACTCTTTTTGCGAAAATGTATTGGCGTAGGCCATAACAAACTTGCCTGATTTTTTAAAGTTTTCCAAAGCATTTCTTAGATCCTTGCTTTGTGCCATACCTAATTCTGAGGTATTGTTTAAAATAGAAATTCCTTCAATATTGTCATCCATTGAAGCCATATCAATGGCGTTGATAACATCCGAAAGTCCTATGCTTTCCTCTTCTGAGAAAAAACTCATCCAAGGATCTTTGTATTTTCCGGCATAATCGAATTTAATATTTTCCAGATTTAATTCTAATACAGAATTGCTTTTTAGTGTTGGAGATTCATTATCACTTCCAAAAATAGCAGCAATAAAAATGATTCCGAAAAAGGATAACATTAAAAAAACAAATAGACCAACAACGGTAGCGATTACATTGCTTAAAAACTTCATAATAGTATTTTTAATTGTAGAGGAGCGACTTTTTTATGATGATTTACTAAGGCACTTACTGCAAATATATTGCTATTTCTAAAATTCTTTAGTTAATTTGTGCTTAATATGAGAGCACAACATCAAGTTATTTTATCTATTGGTAGTAATCAAGGCAACCGTCTTGAAACTATAAAAAAATGTATTGCGTTAATTCATCAAGAAATAGGAACGGTAATACAAGTTTCTAAGGTTTATGAAACTGCTGCCTGGGGTTTTGATAGTGATTCTTTTTACAATTGTGCTTTGGTTTTGCACTCTCATCTTTCGGCTTCTGAAGTCCTTTTGAAAGCCTTAGCCATTGAACAAAAATTAGGTCGAATTCGAAATACTACAGATGGATATCAATCACGTGTTATTGATATAGATATGATCGCTTTTGACGAACAGATTATAGATACTGAAAATCTTAGTGTTCCTCATCCATTAATGCAAAACCGAAAGTTTGTGTTGCTTCCTTTTCAAGATTTAGGAATTAATTGGACTCATCCTGTTTTAGGAAAAAACATTGCGCAATTAGTTTTAGATTGTCCTGATGATGGCGAATGTGTGGCGGTGGAAACAGTTGAAAATCCGTTGCAAAAAATAGATTTTGGTAACTTGCGATACATTGCGTTTGAAGGCAACATCGGAGCTGGAAAAACAACTTTGGCAACAAAAATTGCTGAAGATTTTGGGGCTAAAACTTTGTTGGAGCGTTTTGCAGAGAATTCATTTTTGGAAAAGTTTTATAAAAATCAGGAGCGCTACGCTTTGCCTTTAGAACTTTCTTTTTTAGTTGATCGTTATCAGCAAATTGCTGATGAGTTGAGAACATTGAATTTGCAAAAGGATTTTTTAGTTGCAGATTATCATGTTTTTAAGTCATTGATTTTTGCTAAAGTTACTTTGGAGGAAGAGGAGTATCTGTTGTACAAAAATCTATTTGAAATTATTTATAAAGAAATTCCAAAACCAGACTTGTATGTATTTCTACTTCAGCATCCTGAACGCTTATTGGAAAACATAAAAAAACGTGGCAGAGATTACGAACAAGAAATTTCTGCTGACTATTTAGAACAAATCAATAACGCTTACATAGCTTATTTAGACTTGCAAAAAGATTTGAATGTTGTAATTATCGATGTAACCAATCGGGATTTTGTGAACCATCAATCGGATTATCTTTTTATTTTAGAGGAAATTCAAAAGCTTGTTCATTTGTAGTCTATCTTTTTAAGGTAAAATGTCCTCGGATTTCTGGTCTTCCTTCTTCTAATTTTATCACATACCAATAATCATTTGCTGGTAATAGGGCTCCGTTAAAAGTCCCGTCCCAATTGGGATTAGCATTGTTTAAGTATTTAATAAGTTTTCCGTAACGATCAAAGATTTGTACATAGGCGTTAGGGTATTTTATCATTCCTTTGATTCCCCAATAGTCATTATAAGAGTCATTGTTTGGTGTGAAATATTTTGGAATTCCAACCACAATTACACTTTTAGAAACAACACCACAGCCGTTTTTGTCATTAATATAAACTTCGTGAATTCCCGCTGGGATATTATTAAATTGATTAGAATCCTGCCAAAAATTGGTTGGCTCATCTAAACTGAATTCATAATCTCCAGGTCCGGTTACATTTACCGTAATAGAATTTTCATCGGACAATTCAACGATGTCTATTGATGTAATAGTAGCAATGTTAGAAGCATTTACGTTAATTGTTCTTCTTCTGCTACAGCCTACATTATTGATAACTTCGACAGTGTAATTTCCAATTTTATTTACGTCTAATGTTGGCGCGTTGATGCCTAAATCGGTTCCGTCTTTTTCCCAAATATAATTATAATCCGAAGTTGGAGTGTTATCGGTAATACCGGCATCCAAAGTCACATAAAAAGTAGATAGGTTAGAACATACTAATTCATTAGCACTCCCGTCAAGGTTAATATCAATTTTAGGAAGAGGTTGTACATTAAATTCAATTATTGTCAAAGCAGTACAGTTTGGATTGTTCGGGTTTTCAACTTTTGCAGTAATCTTTTGTGTTCCAGTTACAAATGGATTAGGTAGTGGACTAGGTAGCAAAGCACCATTTTCATCATAAAATTTTAGAGTCATTCCTGTTTGTCCACCTAAAATTGTGGTGTCAAAACCAGTGGTGTCAAATGCATATTTTCCGTCTTGTTCTAACGGATTGATTTCATCATCACAGCTAGTTGTTAATGCTGAATTTATAGGGAAAGCTTGCGGCGTTTTGTCGACAATAAATTCAATAGTAGTTTCGTCATAGCATTGTGCTGGAGTGTTATTGGTTACTACTGCTTTTATTAGTTGTGATGTCGTTGTGAAATTTGGCGGAAAAGGACTTGAAATAGATACTCCGTTAGCATCTTTTAGAGGATTGTTGTTCGAATCGAAATAGGTTACGGTTACATTGGTTTGTCCTTGTAATAAATCAGATTCTAAAGTTGATGTATTAAATGTTAAAATACCATCATCATTGTCATCACATTGGCGACTAATTATTACTGGATTGGCAATAGGTAAGGCCTCAACTTTTAAATTGATGTATGGGCCAAGTCCAAAACAGGCATTTTCGATTTGACTATCTACCCGCACCCAAATATCTTGGGTATTTGGATAGCCAATGTTTCGGTAGTTCGTAATGTCTGTGATATTATTTATTTCTGCTAAAGCGTCTGCTTCATTTCTGTAATAGTTGATGTTGTATATTTCGGTGGTTGGTAATAGTCCTTGAATAGTTACTTTTGTTGCCGAAAGATCAAAGGAACTAATACCGTCTCTGTCGTTATTGTTCGTGTTATTATTACCATTACTATCTAATAAATCATCACAAACAGGAGGGACTATAATTTTAAAATTTGCAGGGATGTTGGTCGCAGAAACTATTAAGCTGATTTTGGCAACACTAAAACATCCTGTAAGTTTATTGGTTACCCTTGCCCAAATATCCATAGAAGTTGGTGTTGTATTTTCAAAAGCCAGTTCATTTGCAATTAAATCAGAAGCTAATGCATTATTTGCACCATTTAAAGTAGTGTAATAGGTGAAAATTTCGTTATTGTAATTACCCGAAATAGCATCATTTTTCACTGTTAAATTAAAAAGTGTTTTCCCATCCGGAATTAAATCGCCATCACATTGGAAGATGCTGATATTGTTGACGATTGGTAAAGGATTTACAGTAACAATAATTTCGGATCTGGAACCTTCGCACCCAGTAGTTTTGTCAGTTTGACTTACATAGTATTTTGTTATTCCTACTGTTGCTGATGATGGTGTAGGGCTTGTTGCACTTGCTGTTCCTCCTGTGGCCGATGTATACCAGTTTAGACTACAGTTGGCAGATGCCGTTGCAGTAAGAGGTGATGTTATTTCATTATTGCAATACGATTTATTGTTTACTGTTGGTGCAACAGCTAGAGGATTAATCGTTACTGTAATTTCAGTTCTTGGTCCTTCACATCCTGTAGTGTTTTCAGTTTGACTGACATAAAATTTGGTAGTTCCTATAACTGCACTTGAAGGTGTCGGGCTGGTTGAACTTGGAATGCCTCCGGTAGCTGTATTATACCAATTTAAACTGCAGTTTGCAGCTGCGGTTGCCACTAAAGGGCTTGTATTTTGGTTTTGACAATAAGAGATATTGTTCGTTAAAACTGCAGTAGGTAAAGGATTTACGGTTACAATAATTTCAGCTCTGGGTCCTTCGCATCCAGTAGTTTTGTCAGTTTGACTTACATAGTATTTTGTAGTTCCTACCATTGTTGTTGATGGAGTAGGGCTGATTGCACTTGCTGTTCCTCCTGTGGCCGATGTGTACCAATTTAAAACACAATTTGTGGATGCAATAGCTTCTAAAGGCATTGCAGTTTTATTTAGGCAGTAGGCAACTGGATTGGTTGTGTTTGTTCCTATTTGTGGATAATCCGGCATAGAGTTGATAGTGGCAATAATAGGAACTCTGCTGGAAATACATCCGGCATCTACATAAAAGCTAGTGGTTGAGGATAAAGTAGGTGTAGAGAAACTGTTTCCGGTTGCAATTGGTGTTGTTGCAGTTTGTGAATCGTACCAGTACACTGTTCCATTTTCGGCAGTTGCTTGTAGTATTACCGTTCCATTTCCACATCTTGTAGCTGGTGTCGTTTTTGTGATTTTTGCCATTTTTAGCGTCGTACTTGCTGAAAGTAGCAAAGTAGGGTCTCCAGTCGTGCCTCCATATTCTACAATGTAGCCTCGAGGGAAGTAATTGCCATTGGCTGTAGTTATAGGATTACCTTCTAAAGGTAAGTCATTCCATGTTCCCAGATTCCCTACCGCTGGAGCGGTTATGTGTGCATAATCTTCATTATCCCCAGTGTCATTGGGTTCGTTTGGAGCATTCCAATTGGCGTAATTAAAAGGCGCTGTTGTTGTTCCATTGCCTTCTCCTCTCCAAAAAAT from Flavobacterium nitratireducens includes:
- a CDS encoding IS982 family transposase, with protein sequence MNCELEYKSDVGIKRKMPDLEVIALSLTAEFMSIDSENSLFKEINKQQIPNLIERSQFNKRRRKLFFFLEEVRTKLASRFLEFEDHFIVDSMPLEICKFARHRRIKICKNEFETAPSKGFCASQNNWFYGYKLHGVCSINGIFHSLDITKAEVHDVHFLKNIKQQMSDCVLLGDRGYLSQSIQLDLFQTVNIKLETPKRTNQKDYRPQPYIFRKSRKRIETLFSQLCDQFRIRNNYAKTFEGFKTRILAKITALTLIQYINKFIFDRPINNIKNQTI
- a CDS encoding AsmA family protein, which codes for MLQKALKIFGVTILLLAGSLFAIPYFFKDQIKAKITQAINEKVDAKVSFADADLSLFKNFPNANVTIEKLAIINKAPFEGDTLVDLGELNLKMSIKELFKGENEPINIDGIYSKDGLINIIFNKDGVGNYDIAIKDDKTATGDAKSKPLSLNIQNYKIENFQFRYFDESSKIKMLIDSLNHEGTGDFAASKLDLNTKSTAKISLDMDKVNYMKNVALTLDAVLGIDLEKSKYTFKENKALINQLPLEFDGYIQLVDAGQEYDLKFKTPTSSFKNFLGIIPAAYAANINNVKTTGDFTVAGFAKGLYSDKTVPKFNIEIASNNASFQYPDLPKSVQNIIIDTKIINQTGILNDTYVNLDKLSFRIDQDVFNAKANIKNITQNALVDAMLKGTINLGNLSKAYPIKLDKPLSGILKADVTTKFDMQSVEKSQYENIKNSGTMSLSGFKYMDENGKSMNISKAEIAFNPSRVILKQFNASTGKSDLSVTGVLENFYGFIFKNQNLRGNFNLTSNQLAVNDFVTSEETPKTAAVKTETSDTKTKKTEAMKIPAFLDCTLTAKANTVLYDNLTLENVSGKLIVKDEKLTMENIKTNIFGGSIGLNGAVSTKEKTPTFNMNLGLNQVDIAQSFTQLDMLKKLAPIAGIVNGKINSTIKLNGNLDANELTPDLKTITGDLLGQFLSTTINSSNSTLLTALTSNIKFLDMSKINLNDLKAAITFKDGKVNVKPFTIKYQDIQANIGGTHGFDQSMNYNIKFNVPAKYLGTEVNTLISKLSAADAQKLENIPINAILTGNFSKPKITTDLKTAATNLTNQLIQQQKTKLVNKGTSALTDIINKNKKAGDTTKTTIPATKAEAQTKAKEEVKAKATDLLNNLFNKKKKVVDTIKTN
- a CDS encoding T9SS type B sorting domain-containing protein, with translation MQLSKDYKLNNPSISSTFIDSEGKLKIFNSSGNLIPYSDLKFAIEAVEFYNSSPNPSGTRSFSISIGNGQVSYLPSNGHYYEYVSKDGISWTAARDAAALKKHYGLQGYLATLTSEEEAQLAGAQAPGTGWIGGSDAETEGTWKWVTGPEAGTIFWRGEGNGTTTAPFNYANWNAPNEPNDTGDNEDYAHITAPAVGNLGTWNDLPLEGNPITTANGNYFPRGYIVEYGGTTGDPTLLLSASTTLKMAKITKTTPATRCGNGTVILQATAENGTVYWYDSQTATTPIATGNSFSTPTLSSTTSFYVDAGCISSRVPIIATINSMPDYPQIGTNTTNPVAYCLNKTAMPLEAIASTNCVLNWYTSATGGTASAISPTPSTTMVGTTKYYVSQTDKTTGCEGPRAEIIVTVNPLPTAVLTNNISYCQNQNTSPLVATAAANCSLNWYNTATGGIPSSTSPTPSSAVIGTTKFYVSQTENTTGCEGPRTEITVTINPLAVAPTVNNKSYCNNEITSPLTATASANCSLNWYTSATGGTASATSPTPSSATVGITKYYVSQTDKTTGCEGSRSEIIVTVNPLPIVNNISIFQCDGDLIPDGKTLFNLTVKNDAISGNYNNEIFTYYTTLNGANNALASDLIANELAFENTTPTSMDIWARVTNKLTGCFSVAKISLIVSATNIPANFKIIVPPVCDDLLDSNGNNNTNNNDRDGISSFDLSATKVTIQGLLPTTEIYNINYYRNEADALAEINNITDITNYRNIGYPNTQDIWVRVDSQIENACFGLGPYINLKVEALPIANPVIISRQCDDNDDGILTFNTSTLESDLLQGQTNVTVTYFDSNNNPLKDANGVSISSPFPPNFTTTSQLIKAVVTNNTPAQCYDETTIEFIVDKTPQAFPINSALTTSCDDEINPLEQDGKYAFDTTGFDTTILGGQTGMTLKFYDENGALLPSPLPNPFVTGTQKITAKVENPNNPNCTALTIIEFNVQPLPKIDINLDGSANELVCSNLSTFYVTLDAGITDNTPTSDYNYIWEKDGTDLGINAPTLDVNKIGNYTVEVINNVGCSRRRTINVNASNIATITSIDIVELSDENSITVNVTGPGDYEFSLDEPTNFWQDSNQFNNIPAGIHEVYINDKNGCGVVSKSVIVVGIPKYFTPNNDSYNDYWGIKGMIKYPNAYVQIFDRYGKLIKYLNNANPNWDGTFNGALLPANDYWYVIKLEEGRPEIRGHFTLKR
- the folK gene encoding 2-amino-4-hydroxy-6-hydroxymethyldihydropteridine diphosphokinase; this translates as MRAQHQVILSIGSNQGNRLETIKKCIALIHQEIGTVIQVSKVYETAAWGFDSDSFYNCALVLHSHLSASEVLLKALAIEQKLGRIRNTTDGYQSRVIDIDMIAFDEQIIDTENLSVPHPLMQNRKFVLLPFQDLGINWTHPVLGKNIAQLVLDCPDDGECVAVETVENPLQKIDFGNLRYIAFEGNIGAGKTTLATKIAEDFGAKTLLERFAENSFLEKFYKNQERYALPLELSFLVDRYQQIADELRTLNLQKDFLVADYHVFKSLIFAKVTLEEEEYLLYKNLFEIIYKEIPKPDLYVFLLQHPERLLENIKKRGRDYEQEISADYLEQINNAYIAYLDLQKDLNVVIIDVTNRDFVNHQSDYLFILEEIQKLVHL
- the sppA gene encoding signal peptide peptidase SppA, which gives rise to MKFLSNVIATVVGLFVFLMLSFFGIIFIAAIFGSDNESPTLKSNSVLELNLENIKFDYAGKYKDPWMSFFSEEESIGLSDVINAIDMASMDDNIEGISILNNTSELGMAQSKDLRNALENFKKSGKFVMAYANTFSQKEYYLNSVASKIYLNPVGELDFKGLSSEIMFYKDLQEKTGVKMEVLRHGKYKSAVEPFLENKMSEANREQTTALLQSIWNSVAADIAKSRNITVAKLNEIANGLLARTPEMAKKQNLIDYIAYEDVYHNDIKKALKLSPNKEYNKISISDYTNQMISSTILTESEDKIAIIYAQGEILSGEGDVNTIGEGSMRRSLQEARNDKNVKAIVLRIDSPGGNALTSDLIWREIELTKKEKPVVVSMGNYAASGGYYIACNANTIFAQENTITGSIGVFGILPNFSQLTKKVGINIEQVKTHSNANDYSPFVPMEDNFKAVTLEGIEHVYKTFVSHVAQGRKMNFAAVDSIAQGRVWSGSEALKIGLVDKIGGLNAAIVEAARLGKTQNYSTQNYPEYEKSIDDVLSKFPFGSSKASIIKEEIGNENYQLLQQIKKVQSRRGIQALLPFEIAIY